The Anguilla anguilla isolate fAngAng1 chromosome 19, fAngAng1.pri, whole genome shotgun sequence genome has a segment encoding these proteins:
- the LOC118218856 gene encoding uncharacterized protein LOC118218856 isoform X1 yields MRCASFWVLLALLAASPVYSVCMFVNIGHSVTLPCRGAPSRNVKWRFQQYGYPDWLDVADLYTGSFLSGNGFQGQVESFYLKEPGNYSLLLSPVVYSNLGIYKCQYYNDEIILSDVKLEIREPSNVSVAMGMSASLPCFGKINIQARAVDLDILWKRGGENVYQLLKNTTTYGPRFENRASVSPEQALYGNMSFTIRQTRFSDEGDYQCFYNSPKERGNPDSASLVVTGHPPQTLTVKAGGLLSIPLYTAGPVRVTFSAGLGSDEVLMLDANKGPARYGDCCAQRCELLAQEYTLLLRSVTLEDAGVYKVTDPETKKTIGSVSLEVSGRSAGAVAGIVVGVLVLAGSAFAVWKFFIKNTKNLRNLVRFRAARTEDH; encoded by the exons ATGAGATGTGCAAGTTTTTGGGTCCTGTTGG CCCTGCTGGCAGCATCTCCAGTCtactctgtgtgcatgtttgtgaacaTCGGCCATTCCGTCACTCTGCCCTGCCGTGGAGCCCCCAGCAGGAATGTGAAGTGGCGCTTTCAGCAGTATGGGTATCCTGACTGGCTGGATGTGGCTGATCTCTACACCGGATCCTTTCTCTCTGGAAACGGCTTCCAGGGACAGGTGGAATCCTTCTACTTAAAAGAGCCGGGAAACTACAGCCTCCTCCTCAGTCCTGTGGTGTACAGTAACCTCGGCATTTACAAATGCCAGTACTACAATGATGAGATCATTCTTTCAGATGTGAAACTAGAAATTAGAG aaccaTCAAATGTTTCCGTAGCGATGGGAATGTCTGCCAGTCTTCCTTGTTTTGGGAAAATTAATATACAAGCGCGTGCTGTTGATCTGGATATCCTCTggaagagaggtggagagaacgTTTACCAGCTCCTTAAGAACACCACCACATATGGGCCCAGGTTCGAGAACAGAGCTTCAGTTTCCCCAGAACAAGCCCTCTATGGAAACATGTCTTTCACCATCAGACAGACACGGTTTTCAGATGAAGGCGACTACCAGTGCTTCTACAACAGTCCAAAAGAGAGGGGGAATCCAGATTCTGCCAGTCTGGTTGTGACAG GCCACCCACCCCAGACCCTCACAGTGAAGGCCGGTGGTTTGCTCTCCATACCGCTCTATACCGCAGGCCCAGTGAGGGTAACATTCAGTGCAGGCCTTGGTTCAGATGAGGTGCTGATGCTCGATGCAAATAAAGGCCCAGCCAGGTATGGGGATTGTTGTGCTCAGAGATGTGAGCTTCTGGCCCAGGAATACACCCTTTTGCTGAGGAGTGTGACACTGGAGGATGCCGGAGTCTACAAGGTGACCGATCCTGAGACTAAGAAGACCAtcggctctgtctctctggaaGTCTCAG GACGCTCTGCTGGAGCAGTGGCTGGGATAGTGGTGGGAGTGCTGGTTCTGGCTGGCAGTGCCTTTGCAGTCTGGAAGTTcttcataaaaaacacaaaaaaccttCGAAATTTAGTTCGTTTCCGTGCAGCCAGAACAGAAGATCACTAA
- the LOC118218856 gene encoding uncharacterized protein LOC118218856 isoform X2: protein MFVNIGHSVTLPCRGAPSRNVKWRFQQYGYPDWLDVADLYTGSFLSGNGFQGQVESFYLKEPGNYSLLLSPVVYSNLGIYKCQYYNDEIILSDVKLEIREPSNVSVAMGMSASLPCFGKINIQARAVDLDILWKRGGENVYQLLKNTTTYGPRFENRASVSPEQALYGNMSFTIRQTRFSDEGDYQCFYNSPKERGNPDSASLVVTGHPPQTLTVKAGGLLSIPLYTAGPVRVTFSAGLGSDEVLMLDANKGPARYGDCCAQRCELLAQEYTLLLRSVTLEDAGVYKVTDPETKKTIGSVSLEVSGRSAGAVAGIVVGVLVLAGSAFAVWKFFIKNTKNLRNLVRFRAARTEDH, encoded by the exons atgtttgtgaacaTCGGCCATTCCGTCACTCTGCCCTGCCGTGGAGCCCCCAGCAGGAATGTGAAGTGGCGCTTTCAGCAGTATGGGTATCCTGACTGGCTGGATGTGGCTGATCTCTACACCGGATCCTTTCTCTCTGGAAACGGCTTCCAGGGACAGGTGGAATCCTTCTACTTAAAAGAGCCGGGAAACTACAGCCTCCTCCTCAGTCCTGTGGTGTACAGTAACCTCGGCATTTACAAATGCCAGTACTACAATGATGAGATCATTCTTTCAGATGTGAAACTAGAAATTAGAG aaccaTCAAATGTTTCCGTAGCGATGGGAATGTCTGCCAGTCTTCCTTGTTTTGGGAAAATTAATATACAAGCGCGTGCTGTTGATCTGGATATCCTCTggaagagaggtggagagaacgTTTACCAGCTCCTTAAGAACACCACCACATATGGGCCCAGGTTCGAGAACAGAGCTTCAGTTTCCCCAGAACAAGCCCTCTATGGAAACATGTCTTTCACCATCAGACAGACACGGTTTTCAGATGAAGGCGACTACCAGTGCTTCTACAACAGTCCAAAAGAGAGGGGGAATCCAGATTCTGCCAGTCTGGTTGTGACAG GCCACCCACCCCAGACCCTCACAGTGAAGGCCGGTGGTTTGCTCTCCATACCGCTCTATACCGCAGGCCCAGTGAGGGTAACATTCAGTGCAGGCCTTGGTTCAGATGAGGTGCTGATGCTCGATGCAAATAAAGGCCCAGCCAGGTATGGGGATTGTTGTGCTCAGAGATGTGAGCTTCTGGCCCAGGAATACACCCTTTTGCTGAGGAGTGTGACACTGGAGGATGCCGGAGTCTACAAGGTGACCGATCCTGAGACTAAGAAGACCAtcggctctgtctctctggaaGTCTCAG GACGCTCTGCTGGAGCAGTGGCTGGGATAGTGGTGGGAGTGCTGGTTCTGGCTGGCAGTGCCTTTGCAGTCTGGAAGTTcttcataaaaaacacaaaaaaccttCGAAATTTAGTTCGTTTCCGTGCAGCCAGAACAGAAGATCACTAA